The nucleotide window gatcaatacatttattgtatatttttagtcatgtaataaaaaactactattgttcatattttattctattcctCTAAGTATTAATCAAAATCCATTGAGTTAAGTGACTCAATTCACaactttgtaaatactatttattaggcgaaaaaataattaaacttggTTTCATTAAACCGATTACTGTACTTGACGAATTTCAAACTAATAAGAAGTGTCTGTGTACAAGTTGCCTTATATACTAAATCTTATTGTAtacaatataattatgaaaatggaACACTTGAAATCACTCAACTATGAGGTTAGTTCCCATTAGGAGAGGTCAGTATACAACCTAACTTGAGTACTAAATTTTATCGTATAcattaaaactataaattctGGTAAATAACGGAATCCATGGTCCTTcatagtcacattaatataagacaaaaattaggaAATCGTGACGATACGTTATTGGAGTGTAAAATAAGGGACACTTTGTATCACTTAACTATATGATTAACAGACTTAAAAGGTTCCCATTAGGAGTGGTCAGTGTACAACCTGGCTTAAGtactaaatcttatcgtatacaataaaaactataaattattgtaGGCATTTATGGTCCTTTACagtcaaattaatataaaacaaaaattaggtaATCCGAGACGATAGGTTAATGAAACATAAAAAAGGGACACTTTGTATCACTTAACTATATGATTAACAGACTTTAATGGTTCCCATTAGGAGTGGTCAGTATACAACCTGgcttaaatactaaatcttatcgtataCCATAAAGACTATAAATTCTTGTAAGCATTTATGGTCCTTCACAgacaaattaattgaaaacaaaaattaggtaATTCTGTAGACAATGGTATTAAGAaggaataaaaacattttatgtttGTTCGGCTGAACATAAATATTGAACATGCACAAAATAAAGTATTAGACCCTTTGTCCACTAAAAATGCAAATATCCCATCTACTAATTGGTCATATGCAATATGTGCAAATAATTaatccaaaatattaaaatgcaaTGTTTTATTCCTATATGCTCCTCCTACTCTTCCCATTATCCTCCAAAGGACGAAGTGAAcccatttatatttgattcagcagTAGTTTTCATGCTTGCCTATCCTGTCCCAAAAGTGCAATCGATTGGAATCTGATTTCTCAGCATCATTCTATAGGATTGTCAACTTAAATCAATTGCGAGTTTAAAACAGAGTCATCTAGGGTTCTAGACGAACAATCAAAAACTAACTTGACCTTGAGTTATCTGTATTAACCGGGaactttcaataattaattttcactttttaactaaagatcaaatattttgtattacaCAGAAAGGAatgcaaaatatatttatttgaatacttaAGAAGAACTagatattttgtcaaaatatatgtaGGTTGTGTTCAACTCAGAGTTTTCGACCAtagataaatatgaatttatatatgTCTATACCTGCAGGTTTGCGAttcgataattttcaaataaatagattataattcatttatttatatttttgcataaataattttatttatcctcaaaagaaaagaaaaatactggGTGTAATAATGGTTGTCTATTTCAGTAGTCCcaaattttggcaaattttaCTGTAAACCAGATAAATCTATGTTTAAAACGCGTTTATTATTGACCAATAGTTTAGTAGACCGCTGTCGTTAGGAACGGTAACCGGTAGTTCTTTGAGCGGAGCAAAcgagaaaatttaataataattgatatcaTACTTTGAGGTTAAGCAAAATGTTGAATAcgatttaattatttctaaaatggaaaagaaaaaggaaaaaatagaagTTGATCCAGAATATATAGCAACTAGTAATGCATTAAAAATCAAAGAACTTAAAGACCAACAAGGTGAGTAGTACTTATAAATGCACTATATACATTCTCCTCATGCTATCTAGGTAACTTTacaatatgaaatgaaaattactaTCAATGAACATATGTAGGTTCATTTCAGTCAAATGTTTAAACAATTGTTTTATACTCAGAATTACTAGCCagtaatttttcatatacacatgtaccaaaattatttattggataaaatttatcatttactTTCAAGAGTTTGGCAACTAAAACGAATGTAATTactaaataatcatttatatgCTATTTTTCACAACTTATTTGTAGTTATACCTTTTTCCtatcatttattattacatGTTGAAATCTATTATCCACATCTGACTCATTGACTCGTTCTAGCAAATAAATTGAGTGCTGAAAAGTTTatccaaattttaaatgaaatatttgacgAGGAATTATCGACAAGAGAAAAACAATTAGAAGAGGTACAAGAAAAGATATTTAAGGCACAGAAATTACTACATATAGTGCGTTATGTCTTAATAACATCTTATTACAAGAAGAGTAATTTAGAAGTACCTCCGGATGAAGAAGTTATCACTCCAGGTAAGTTAAAAATCCAGCACTTACTAAAATGATATaccaatttgaaaaaagatagtggacattttatatataaaacagcTAAACAGGCCTTATAGCCCAAAGGCTTGGAGTAGTTCTACTGCtttctttcatatattttacTCAAGGATGCTACACATCAGTTTTCTATTCCTTTTCTTTTTGCTCTTTTTGTCCTTAATAAGGATCTTTTCACCCCACTATCTTCGTCCATTCTGCCTATATGCCCCATCCAATGGAGTCTTTTTGCTCTGCCCACATAAACCATCTCAGCATGACCATACTCTGCTTTGATCTCTGTGTTGGTTCTTCTCCTTCACTCATTTTGCTCCTGCACTCCTCAGAAAATCCTTTTTTGTACCTTTCTCTcccatatgtttttttttcttttttattcatgatCCAACACTTGCTGCTATATAGCACCACtggttgtataactgtcttGTAAAGTCATAACTTGGTGgctcttgaaatatcttttgatcttaATAGTGCTCCCAGAGCTCCAATTGTTTTGATCCCTCTCTCTAGTCTTTTGTCAATTTCCCTAGTTTGACCTTGGTTTATCACTGTCACTCCCAGGTATTCACACTTCTGGACTTCATCAAATCTATACTCCCTGCATTTCTTTGTCGTCACTTTTAATTGGTTGAACTTATTCAAATTCCCTCGCATCTCCATATTTTAGTTCATTTATAAGTAGTctacatttttttgatttttttttaaagaacaCAAAAACAGTGATTTGTATTTTGATGTTGTAAATCATCCCCTGGGTTGGGATGCCACTACTTATCAGGATAATTTCTAGTAAAAGGTTAAACAACACTGTTAATAGTGGGTCTCATGGCCATAATCctctttttgtttaaaaattttccaatagatttctttcttagatattacaAGTGCGGCTAGGGCCTGGAACAAATGTTTTTTGCCTATTGAATCATAGTCTTACTTAAATCCACAAAGAGGAGGTTCAGGTTTAATCCTTAGGTATAGCTGACTTCCCCTTTTCGAAAAACCTCCGGTACTCCCCCACTTTTTCAGCCAAGTATTTGactaatctattttttatgattCTAGCTAGGACTTTGTATACTAAATCCAACAAAGTGATATACCTATAATTCAAACACCTTATCTCATTACCCTTCTTATGTACTGTAAAAAATTGCTTTATACCATTGGTTTGGCATCTGTTCTTCTtcccatatatttttattgaaattatatattcccTCCCTCAAGGGTTTACCACTATACTTTATAACCTCTATTGGATCCTTCACTGTCTCATCTTCTTCAAACTCTTTCTCCTTTCTCCCTCCTGTTTCATCATTTAGTAGTTAATTGACATATTCCTTCCACCTGTcctatttttttccattgtaagTGAGCTgtctttgtaatatttttgtctGGTTGTGTTTGGTATCTTACTTCTTAAACCTCTTGATAAACATTTGTACGGTCTTTGTTAATATAatgttctttgatttttttcagtttgttCCTCAGATGCTTTCGTTTCCTCTCACTGCacattttctttgcttttttcctttcccattcgtacttctgttttattttgtCCTTTATGTCTTCAACTCTCCATCTTCCTTGGTTTCTTTTTTCTAATGCTTGTTTGCAGTTTTCATCAAACCTTTCTTTTTCTGTCGTCTCCAATCTTCCTAGTTCTTGCTGTGTCACATCCTGTTTTTGTACATTGAAAACTTATTattatgcaaaatttttttaaatttttttgcctGTTAGTATTTTTTGAAGGGATTGTTTCCATTGAGGTTGGGCCTTTTTCAATATGCtttaaaattattgatcaagctcaaaaattatatatagaaacTAACTCACTTGGAAAGttcaaggtttttttttaaaaggatATAGTAATAATTCTTTAATTCACAATCTATTGGAAATATAATTGGCTTCTGATAAAATGATTGTATTTATCTTTGTagaatttggtcaaaaattttgaagGTAAAAATTGGATTGTAGAGAGAACTTTTTAAACTAAAtctttgaattattgttttgctTTCtagtatttaaattaaaatgttaagATTGTGAGAGATTTTTAAATGTGCATTGCCTGGAAAATGAATTGATGTTGCCATAGCTcataaaagaataaattaataaatattatgaaaattgaataccATATATGTTTGTTCATATTAGTAGAATGTAATCCTATCTGTCATAAttcttgaaaattgaaaatcaatagAGAATTAAGATTTGACTAATCAATTGggaattattgttttgaaatatcaacattatttatttcaattgttcTAAGTATACTTTTAATTTAGGATTTGATAAACAAAACAGAATCCATCCAGCCGTTAGAAAATTACTGGGAAATAACCCAAGTTTAGATATTTTCTGTGCTGGGAAAGGCAAACGTAGAGTTGCTTCCAAAAACTGTGATAAAAGTGATCCTAAAGATGTACCATCTGAAGTTAAAAAACctaaattagatataaaatcTGAAGTTCCGAATCCACAAGCTAGtgatcaaattatattaaaaaatagaaagaagacGAGGCATAGATTAATAATTGGTAATGTTTCAAAATGGGTACCTTCTCTAGAGGATAACACTACACATAAATGGATGATGTATCTAAGAGGAGAGAAAGACAATCCTGATATATCACATATTGTGGATaaagtgatttttcatttacATCCATCTTATAAACCTCATGATGTCATTGAAGTTCGGTaagctttatttttatatttaataatatgttgattaatacattttaaatatatggaAGTAAACAGTGTACAATTATTTGAGTTGTGCATTAAAATTTTACACTATAATATGTATTTTGAGGAATCTAggaattttcatgtaaaatctTAAACCAAAATACTTCAAtatctaaatgaaaatttcaatagaaaatcacaacaaattataagaaatttaactgTGCCACTGAATTTCAATTTGGAATTATAAGATGCAAATTAGCTTTGAAAGATATGAGTATGAGGCCGGGGAATCTacgtttacaaaattttaaaatgataatttattgaattcaaatggttataaaaagaaatgaggaggaaatttcaaaaattaattcaatcatAATTTAGTATATTGAACGATGGGAAACAATATATCTTCCAATTAaacaatattctaatttattataGAGGGTGTTCCATGACTAGATGCAAAAAGTTCAGGAGttagtagatgacgtgaaagtTGCAAAATCAGAACCTATgttcaagtatattttctaaattatacatttgaacattatgaatttttatgtatgattacgtatgtccatgtaaaaaatatggacctactaaattattaccCACTATTCTTGCCCACACATTAACccaaaatcgatgttgattctttgtttgaattataGCATAAGGATTTTCATATGTCCATTAATTTAGATTATGGGAATTAATAAAACCATCttgttgaatttctctgagcaaaattgaatcctattttacaaattattttttttattttagtattttaacattatgcttagattttatgtttaaggaaacttaacatttagttgaaagatattttagaaaaggaaaagtaagtcctacctctgttttatgaccccggacacatgggtcacacaaaggactctttttacttttcggagtaatgcatacatctgtaattttacgattcttaaggagaggcttagacctcattgtaaatattttattattagttttttagttaGTAAAAACCGACTTTTTCAAGCGTGAGGAcgcttctcgaaaacgtagtcttttaaataaagacttaatatatgaatgttaaccactgtgtatttcatttataaatataaaacctaataaatcacgattacctatccataactttcaacacATCTTGTGTGAACTGAATCTGGTGTGGCACTTTACATTAAGAAAATACTAATTAAGTTCGACAgaatgcagttcaattagaaattttttattgtcttttagtacctcctgtaagtattttcaataaataattacaatttatgataatattcttcagaatgtctttttatgtcgaacggtttccttggcatgtacaatgctctaaaaatctacatatctcataaaccataaattttatcgagttaaacaaagagtacctttttgttaaagaatcgattgaaaaattcatttttgctaggtttagattgtacaggttgtccatGTAAAAGCTACAaattgttaaccattgagcATGAGCCACCTCTGGCCTTCGGagagtagtgtagaattatgtattctgtcaaacacactacatggacatacgtaatcatccattgaaaattcatgaTGTTGGATTATAGATATTctataaaatatacttaaatataagttctgattttaAATGTCTATAACTGAGGAACAGGGGgtcgttttaaatatttttttcatggcATTATTTTCttgtcatctactcactcccgaacaAGTCAAGGAACACCATGTACAGAATTACTCTCTTAACTGCTCAGCTGTAGTTCAGATTTTTAGGTTTTTCTTCTATCCTCTGTCCAAGTTTTTGGTCAAATCTGGATCGCATATAAgtcgaactgctctcttctgtattaaGTCGAGTATCTTCATGGTATGCTTGAGATCCGAACTCCAAATGTGTGAAGCAATATTGGCCTTGGATTACATGCTGTTGCGGACTATATAGCTTTTTGATATTAAAGAGGGCTCAATGTTTTTGTGAACTGCCCTACTCGTATGTAATGATAAGTCTTACAGTCGTTTCGAGTTTTTTCAGCAAAACACTATCATTGTCGAGAAATTATAGACTCGTGTGACTTCGTGACGTCcaagaatacaaaaaatgttttgctAATTGCTAATTAAATGCTacggaaaaaatgaattttttggtgACTTCAcaagtcaaaattttttatcattgaacAACAGAGCATTTAATTATGGAATCATTCTTTTTTAATCACCTATTGATTTTGCACTTTTTTCCAAAGTTAGCAGAACATCCAATTTCCCAAAAAATTGCATAGCATAAAATTTCTTAATATACCTCTTAATTAGCATTTAATTTTCCTCTTATTGTTTTTGCTGTCTGCTCATATTTCTCTGCTAACTTTAGTgtctttaattataatattatataaaccTAAAGTGTATAGAAGTggtattaattatttatttgctttCAGAGAATCTCCATTTCATCTTTCTAGACGAGGCTGGGGTGAATTTCCACTAAGAGTCCAAATATTCTTCAAATGTCCACTTAATAAACCAGTTAGTATTGTGCATAAtcttaaacttgaaaaaacattcACGGGGCGCCAAACATTAGGTTAGTATCTGTTGGGATAAAGTAACagtgtatttatgaaaaaaaactaaatacgttatcaattggaagattattttatttctattagagtTTCAGAGGTATGTCCTATAATGTTGAGGATCAGTGACAACTGAGTTACCTACTTTCTAATCTTAAtacattttggattttattatccATTCTATACATAAACCTATACCTCGTTTTATGTAAAcctaaaatagaaaagaaaggatttttgcattcaatattcCCACGATATTGTACAAGAAGGATATGAGGATGTCTCAAATAAACATGAGATGAAAAGGCAACTTTGTTCAtcaatttaaattgataatttattaaactgttttttcaaaacCAGGTTCGGTTATGCTTTAGTTAATATTATTTGTCAGTAgtatctgattattttttgattcgaacattcaaataataatttttccatcTTTTGGAATTTTTCACTTGGACCTTCCTAACACTGGATGTTGGTATATTTACTTTGCAGTCGAGGTTCGATTCACTTTCCACATCCATTATTTCTCGGTGTTAGTGTTCTTGTGATGTAATTAGAGCGAATTTTATTTGTCACTAATAggacaaaattaattttttgaatttcaattgacaaaattaaaatctgaCAAAGTACATCTCATAAATGAATTTTCTCAGTATGTAATGATCAAGACAATAAGCATCTAACAGGCTTTCACCACGATGTTAAGTTTATAGATATCTTCAGAATATACTATGCAAATAGTTAAAAATACATAACGAGAGCTGTTACCAAACTATTACTAGGATAATCATTAGGTACCTTTCAGatggaaataaaattgtatGGAACTCAAGCTATCTGTTCAAAATCAGGTTGATATCGAAGCATTGAGTTCCATGTCATTGATTCAAAACTGAGCTGTGAATACCAGGAAACTAAATTACTTGAGCAAGAGCAATAAGAGCGTTTTAGGTGGAAGAAGAATGCAGAAGAAAATTCTCTGGCGGAACTGCAATATTAATATTGCAGCCAGCACAGATGATGGTGTTTATTACAACTTGAGAGCTATATGTAGTTAATCCAGCGACGAGGGCAGCTGTGGTGAAAGAAACAATAAACTTTAGACACCGCGTTTTGACATCACCCCCTATTCAATATCTAATCTAATATGACATACGTTTTATCTCACATTGGTTTCTTTATTGTAGGTAATGAAACTTTGGTAGATGTATATTTACATGATAATAGTTTAGTACAAAAACCGGCTACTATTACAAAACCTCCCGAAGAAATGATTAACAACAATCTTAACAATTCATTTAatagtatatttcaaaattttgatacacAGGTACAGGAGGTAAGTGAATATATGATGTGGTGATACTGTATCATCTTACAATGATGTTAATAAATGCCTTAATGTGCTCTGAAATTTCATTATCAAacatctacatttttttttccagaaaacTGAATTTGATTCAGACTATACTCCTTTAGATCAAACGTTAATCGAATGTGAACCGCCGAATGAAGATTATATTCTTGTTAAATCTGAAGTTCCTGATCAAACAACCACAAATGTGGATTTAATATCCACTAGATCTGATTCAGCTTATGGATGCTCTGATACAGCCTCTATGAGCTTCGAACATGATTACTGTGATGTGATAGAAGAGCAATTTGTAGATAATGAGATAGAAATGAAAGTTAGTCGACTGTACAATGCTTTTCTCGAACATTCCTATTCTATTGCTAGCAAAACAGAAGATTCAGATAATGAGATAGTAAACCAACATACTGTCACGAGCCATAATGTAAATATTAACGGAGAAATCggaaacaaattaatatttggtTTGGGAGATAATTATCTGAAAGAATCTATTCCTACTGTTCATAATGTGGTAAGTTATGGAGGTGTATTATAAAATAAGGTCTTAGCCACGACTGTCTGTCTACACGAGATgaactcaaaaattattgaacggTTTTTATTTGGGGATTCATAaggaaattttaataaaagccAAAATACTTGGAAACTTGTACCGAAAACATGTataatacttttaaatgatGACAAAAGTATCCACAATGGGAAAAAATTTTTGGcatttatctatattttaaaGAAAGCTTACTAAACTCCTTGATAAAATTAACGCACCACTTTaattaatctaaaataaaactaagttaTATTGAAGTAATAATGAACACCTACAAATTAGTCGAATAtgacatttacataaatttaatttaccatatttttccataaaagtttgtttttgctAGAAATGCATAAATAAGCTACCACACctccaaattgaaaaaaaaagaacaaaaaaatcggCAAAAGAGAATAAATGCATATCGGTCAACTCTAATACCGTGTAGGCCCTCCTCGACTTGCGGTATATTCTCCCACTCTTCAATAGCGACTATGACTTCAAATCCTCTTTTTGAGATAGGATTCATACCTGTACTGTTAGGTGGTCACTCTAATAAAGGGATATTGACATCATGTAAGTAGCCAAAAACCTGTCTAGTCACGTGGGGATGAGCGTTGTCCTGTCTGAATGAAAAATTCGGCTCAATAAATGGAGCAAAAGGCATTACATGTTCGACAATTATGTTGCCTAAGTCATATTGGGCATTCATAGACCTCGTACTTATAGGAACCAATTCCGTACGAGCATCGAAGCAAATTTCTCCCCAAAACATTTTAGAGCCTCTAACAAAAGGCACTTTAAGAGAGATTTAAAGCTGGCGAACCTTTCTCCTTGCCTTCGCCAGACAGCTTTAAGGCTAACTCTAGTTTCATCAGAGAATAGATCCCATTTCGAACCATTGATACTTCAATTTTGATGTAGTCTTTCAAAATTTAATCTCTGAACTGTTTGCTCTCTGGTAAGCAAGGTTTTTTGGCTGGTCTTCTGTTGCTGAACTCTGCTTCATGTAAACGACTTCTAACCGTTCGAGACGATACTTCgaacaaatgaaaattcattttttagcaGATTGCTGGTGACTCACTTGTCTCAAAAAACGATCATCAATTTGATTAGTACAACGTTTTTGCCCTTGTCCTGGTTTTCGATGGTAAGAACCCGTTTCATTATGTCGCCTCAATACGCGACTGATGCTGAAATGGTGTATTCCTAACAAACCAGCAACATGTCGCATTGAATATCCTTCATTCAGGAGAGTCGATGTTCGCACTACCTCCtctattgataaatttcgttgacggttcattttttcacttgATATAATCCCAAATGAACTTCCAAACTTGcatgtaataaaaacaattacaatcCACAGCTATATTACTGAATATTTAATGTGTAATAAATTGCTTAATGGGACATAGAGTCCGAGGTGCCATTTTTTTAGAGAATTTATTTTGGGAAAGACAGATGAGGTAATTTATTAACTAAGGAGTTTTCATGATGTTCATgtttaactaaatatttttttattttaggttccTAAAAATTTGTTACTACGTCCAACGGAAGCCTCGCgagtatttttaatgaataacactgaaaatgaaaaacaaattttgaggttaaagtTTGGTATTTCATTGCCgcaaaatcgatttaaaaatattgggGAAGCTATGCCATATCTTCTTAAAAGATTTCCCCTATGGAatgataaagtgaaaaatagtaattttaaatcattatacCCCTATATAGCATCTTCACAAGAGGAATTTGAAAAGTGGccttttagtaaaaaattgaattctgaGGTAAgggtaattttaattattgtactGCTTCTCCATACAAAGAAATTAAAACGAGTACCACAAGGAAGTGTTCTAGGACAGTGTACAGTAAGTATAGGACAGTACTTACTGTACACATATGATATTCCAGAGTTAGAAGACAGTACCATAGCTACCTTCGCTGACTATACTGCCATTCTAGCAATATGGAAGAATAATAGAGATGGAAAATTAACcttaaagaaattaaattagttCATAATAACTTCACAAACAAAATGATAGAGATCATATTCCAGTCACTATAAATAATAACCTGATTCTACATTCAAACTCAGCAAAACAATCAGGTATTACCATGGAAAATTCATGTTAAAAAGGAAAGAGAGGAACTTGGACTCtactatagaaaaatttattggcTAATTGGTAGAAACTACTCTGTCTCTACATAATAAGACTGTGCTTTATAACAGATACTTGAGCCTGTTTGGACCTATGACATCCAACTATGAGGACGCACCAAAGCAAGCAACTTAGCAATCAACCAAAGATTTCAAGCACTGAGGAATATAGTAGATGCCTCTTGGTAGACctggaaatgaaaaatgttgaccAGACTCTTAAGAAATTAGCCAAGAGTCATGAAGGAAGCTCCTTGATACTGAGTTGAAGAGAAGACTTAAGAGGATCAAGCTCTTTGAGTTACTTCAGTATTTTTAGTGTGGGTGCACACTAAAGCAATCTATTCTACAGAACCCAAGGAACGCTGATGAATATATcttagttttaaatttcaaactcTATTAGATTAAGTTACAACTGAATTTGCTGAATGGCAACTGTTGACCAGATTGTAATATCCTAAATGCTTTTATGGGTGTTTATATGCATGGAGTAATTTATAaggataaaatttatttcttcaagtATCCTCCTCAAGATTTTCAATTGACATAAACAGAAAATCTACATAAAAAGTCA belongs to Diorhabda carinulata isolate Delta chromosome X, icDioCari1.1, whole genome shotgun sequence and includes:
- the LOC130902015 gene encoding uncharacterized protein LOC130902015, with the protein product MEKKKEKIEVDPEYIATSNALKIKELKDQQANKLSAEKFIQILNEIFDEELSTREKQLEEVQEKIFKAQKLLHIVRYVLITSYYKKSNLEVPPDEEVITPGFDKQNRIHPAVRKLLGNNPSLDIFCAGKGKRRVASKNCDKSDPKDVPSEVKKPKLDIKSEVPNPQASDQIILKNRKKTRHRLIIGNVSKWVPSLEDNTTHKWMMYLRGEKDNPDISHIVDKVIFHLHPSYKPHDVIEVRESPFHLSRRGWGEFPLRVQIFFKCPLNKPVSIVHNLKLEKTFTGRQTLGNETLVDVYLHDNSLVQKPATITKPPEEMINNNLNNSFNSIFQNFDTQVQEKTEFDSDYTPLDQTLIECEPPNEDYILVKSEVPDQTTTNVDLISTRSDSAYGCSDTASMSFEHDYCDVIEEQFVDNEIEMKVSRLYNAFLEHSYSIASKTEDSDNEIVNQHTVTSHNVNINGEIGNKLIFGLGDNYLKESIPTVHNVVPKNLLLRPTEASRVFLMNNTENEKQILRLKFGISLPQNRFKNIGEAMPYLLKRFPLWNDKVKNSNFKSLYPYIASSQEEFEKWPFSKKLNSEWNRAKEIKSILTERFPSLKKWSTRAIFMYARSHKFSPVISSSNFFKNKSEDLCLINKCFSEAEKGAVNVNKQFQIDVNVDIESDGDKSTSVRKKTYIDISDNSLKDQCAFVKETALDCGVMLRSEEISDGVIMNGAERMMLEAVKCLAEGLIRRANHYLVCKKDYREGFSEVTSNEIELGMKERSEIQSIKEFQIKKREIDFFS